The sequence below is a genomic window from Lytechinus variegatus isolate NC3 chromosome 3, Lvar_3.0, whole genome shotgun sequence.
aaccaggatactccgtttgATCCGTCCTTAGTtatccttaatactgcggtggaaattACGCAAACAATCGAAATTCAATTTTTCCTATTGAAGATTCTCGATTCAAGTCGTcggcgcataataggaaattgtaccaaaagtcaacaggttgcatctcatgtatatacttataggtaaagtacgccatcttttgacaagatgatgatgaaagtggattgaacgagcaagaaaataatgctgatcgcctagaatgcagctagaaCTGTAGCAGTACAAGCTGCAGAAGCGTAAACAAACCGGCTTGTGAATagtatcgcgcgccctctttaggcaaaaattgatatccacgctgatcaagaggcatctacgtgaagatcacgaaaaaatgcttttattttattaaaaaaacagcaaagagaagtaaaaaaacaatccatatggttcggtaagtgtcatagcacaattagaattcctagctatgatgtaaagtgcATTTACTGCCCCCTCCAAAAtcaaatcctggctacgcggttactactaagaaataaaacaattggattgacaattgattaagtgcattagttatttattgccacaacttattacatcataatggagactcatttacacaagtatgaaaaaaatgaaacatttatgatttcttgtAATAACTTAagaacaaggcaaaagcgattttgtgtctcgcccacttatgaaaataaccagaaatacttaccatgtgacctccaactgcagcataacatgcatgtcccccaagtccatctaccatccaagtttggttgaaaagtgacttacggttgcggagttaggtgtcataagagagtcttgcatgtaaattttaatgttgacctggaaatgaccttttaccttaccatgtgacctccgactgcagcataacatgcaggtcccccaagttcatctaccatccaagtttggttgaaaagcaacttaatgttgcagagttaggtgtcataagagagtcttgcatgtaaactttaacgttgacctgaaaatgacctttgaccttatcatgtgatcTCCGACTGCagtataacatgcaggtcccccaagtccatctaccatccaagtttggttgaaaagcgacgtacggttgtggagttatgtgtcattagatttgtgacggacggacgacatttggatccctaagtctcgccttcacctccgatgggcgagacaaaaaggaaagtggggatgtgacatcatcagcccaccgaatgaatattcatgacaatgtgcatatacagggctcgacactagcggcggtccgacggtcccagaccggtaaaaatcgccgtcgggccagtagattttcaaaaataggaagatttactggtccgacatgaccagtaaaaaatatcattgtcgggccagtaatttttcaaaaaaacagcaagattttaagggtccgacatgaccagtaataaaaccattgttgggccaattaacttttccagaaatggtcaaattcactgcaTGAACATTTCCCCCGATAAATTCtgccattcacacacagaatacacacagaatgaatcgcacgtaagTGTTACCAGAGTAGATCAGTGTACATGTAGCGTAGCCAGCCACGGCCATACGTACACAACCCACATGGTTAATTCTCTGCTGGCTGCGCGAACGAagcttggctaaactctggcagaaatctctcagaGAACTGTCACaattcacggttcatactcatgaaaggttcttataatgtccatatttcctaaaaattggagtaactctgtcatctgtaagcagtaaaagggtaaattttcacttctgtttggttcaaacagatcagGTTTCGGGtggtatcgtctgaatacatattagccccacatatgcatttatgtgtgtgttgatacacttggtttctgactttctttcgtagctattttaattgagccaaaaaagaaacaaattatttataatagtttagctttcttcctctgttttcttcctgttatctttccttctttcttttcaatctttcttttaattttttttttctctatttctttctttccttccttccttctttccttccttctttcctcccttctttcctcccttctttcctcccttctttcctcccccctttcctcccttccttctttccttccttctttccttccttccttccttccatcctttctttctttctgactttccttccttctttccttctttccttccttctttccttccttctttccttccttctttccttccttctttccttccttctttccttccttctttccttccttccttccttccttccttccttccttccttccttccttccttccttccttccttctttctttccttccttctttctttccttctttctttctttctttctttcttactttcttcatttctgtcttgctttctttttgtccttcattccttcgttttacggggggggggggggggggtaggtcacgaaaggctagaaaaataaacttgcgccttttttttaatgttttcttttttgggaccagtagattttgggttcggaccagtaaaaatttgaaaaactgggtatctactggtccaacatgaataggttggaccagtagaaaaaatgggttagtgtggagccctggcATATAactaactgttttcacaaaatattgataaattttaaaattcaataactagCAGGTTTGGTAaggaaatcttttttttctgaatgaagATAGTGTAATGTACTGTATGTTTTAGAGACTTTTAAAGGCTTTTGTTCAGCCTCATCTAGAGTTTGGTCTCGCTGTGTTGTGGAATCCATATTGATGCACTTCAGAATGTGCAGAGATGAGCTACTTGCTACGTCACATCTTTGAAATAAATCTCGTACTCTGAGAGATAGAAGAAGGTTAATTTGCCTGCTCTTGTTTATATACGAGCTAGGGGTGACATGATAAAGATCTTGAAGATTCTCCACAAATATGACCCTGATGTTGACCCATGTTTGCAACTGAATTCTCACACCTGTACAAGGGGTCATGCTCACAAGCTTTTCAAGGTTAGCGCTGATAAGAATCCCCATAAGAACTTTTTTAGATTGAAAATCCGTAACTTAAGGAATAGTCTTCCTGAGCTTTTAGTAGAGTCTAAAGATGTATTACAATTTGAAAAGAGGATTGAGTTTTGGAGGCGTAATGCAGAATTTAAATTTAGTTATAAAGTCCCTCCTCTGGACCGTGCCAATTCTTAAGACATCACTGTATATCACCAGGAGCTGGACATAAAGGAACAGAAGATCCTACATCCAGGACTGAACCTTATGTTTGTACATGTTTAAGCATCAGGGGTGCAAAGGGAAATCATGCCTCATGTTAGACTgaaaaatcagtctatttcaGTCAGGATAAGCTCCACTGAGACTTTGTctggcttcctgggatccaatTAATAGATCAAAGTCTCCTATAGGACACATTGTGACGGTGCTTCACACGATGCTTAACTACAGCATCTATCGATTACTGCTTAAATCCCCCTTTTGGTGGGAGAAACGGAGCGCAATAATTTTAACTTACTATGAAGATTATGATCAGCTTACCTGCTTTGAGAAATATgtaaaatccaaaattttgattcCGTAGAGCCGATGTCAGGTTCATAGATTAAGCATACATgtgataccattttcagttcatgatgaactgaaaatggtaaCACAAAAGTGACTGGCTGGCGCATTCATAATGtctattataatatattttgaaattattttcatctcTGACAAACAGAAAGATGTAATTGACTCTAAACcctgtcaaattttttaccctGCTACAATGACTTTTGATAAAACTTGGgtgattttcatttcaatttcggGTAAATTTTGCATGGATGTCTGAAGCTAGCCAGACAAATTTTCCTCTTGTGTCTTTCAAAGAACATAGGTAACGTAAATCACTTCTGCAAAATATACAAGCGGGTGTGGCAAGGGCTATAAGCATGCATGCTCATGCGATGTACTGATGCAATGTCCACCATCTTGGAGTCGGGACTTTGAAGATTAGAAAGTTGTTACATGTTAATTATTAGATTagtatttttcctttttatacTTTCACCCAGATACATTCTGTAGTGCTCTTTTGTGGAAGTGCAGTGACAgtagcctacatgtagtttgtagCTCAGTTCAACCCCAGATGAGCCCGAGATTGCCTTAATTCTATTTGCCTGGCCAGGGCCTATATTGGACCTGATATATAAAGTGATAGCTAGCTGTTCGGGTGATGTGAAGAGCTGACCCTTGAGTGATTTCTTGTTAGCTTTGTTATTTGAAAGACACCATTGAGGAAAAACTGGCTGACTAACTTTGATAATCATGCAGAATACTGAAGGACCAAAACTTAGCAAAATGGTATTTATTAAAGCAAACATATGACAGCCCaaaagtttacatgtacattgatgaAAGTTCAAATTTGATTTCCCGGTACATGGATGAGTACGGTTACAAATTTGGGTGAGATAATAGAGGAAGAATAGTACATTTAGGTTATACatgttttcttttgtctttttgatATAGTGTTCCATTTCATTAGTACTGTGAGTTCTTGATAATGAAATGACAGAGATGAGATGACTTCATCATGGAATTTATTCTGCTCAGTATCTGTGTGTTCGGGACAGTAGCGAGAGCTGACAGAAACGAGACAGGAGAAATCATAGACTCGATTGTGGAGACCCTTCCAGATGTTTTGCCTCATGTTAGCTTGCCACCAAGACTGAAAAATACATGGCCTCCATTCAATGCATCAGGACCAGAAATGAGTCCACCTCCAGATATCAATCCAGCTGAGTTCCTGCGCACAGAAATTCCCACAATTAACAAAACTGCCGTGTCTGACATTATGATGGCCATAACCGGTAATACGAGCCAGATGCTGACATCCTCTCCTGTCACACAAGAACAATCATTTGATACAGACAGGATGACAACATCCCTGCCTGCTCAAGCATCTTCAACAGCTGCATCCATTGCCACACCATTTACCCTGCCCAAACCGGTATCTACAATGGCAGTATCTACTGTGGAAGTATCAGTGACAGTAGTGAAGAAACCAAGTGTCCCTGACCATGACCATGAACATGTCAGCATTGCTGTATTCTTAACTGTTCCAGTGTGCGTTGGACTGCTCATCTCATTTTTCATTCTCTTTGGGAAGTACTGCCGCAAGAAattaaggtacatgtaaatatattaaGATATATCTAGGTTCCTGTTAGAAGAAGCCCAACTATTTTGGTAGCTATGTTAAAtaatcctttatttttattggcTGCTTAGCCCTAATTACCTCATTTTTAATGGTAGTTATTACAATGCTaccatctacatgtaaatcatgacacacacacacaaaaaaaatggggatttgattgtgacatatttttttaagtaataaaatatttttgttgatagacataataatgatattctatgttcaaaatattttctcattaGAAACATTTGTCTTGAGAGTGGGAAACTCGGTGTGTATATATTGCATGCATATACATATTgttaattgaaaaagaaaaggaaattttttcaaaactcacagaAGGACGAGAAAGTCATATTTGACTTTTTTGTGTGTTGGAACAATTGGTTATGATGTCAGgattatttcatgataatatTTGATCACATCTCCCCTTCCCATTTTTCTTATGGCTTTCAAATTTCAGCTTTCTGTAAGAGAACTTTTACCACACTCTTagaatattattcatttttaagacaACAAAGAATAATTCATTGAACAAATTCAGgcttttcataaaatattcttttcttgaGGAGTCTGATATGTAGAAGTGTTGAATTATAATTAAATTAGTTTTCTATTCACTACACATTACTCTATGGTAGTGATCATTTTGAACTTGAATTGTTTTGTTCTAATGTAGACTAGACAAGCTACGACATCAGCTGATGCCAATGTATAGCTTTGATCCTGCAGAGGGAGAGGACTGGGAAACAGAATTATTAACTGACCCAAGAACACAGACTAGTCAGCAAACAAATGCCACTCAAGCCCCTCCAAAGGTAATGTTGTACAGAGTTCATATACTGTTGTGTAGTCGGGATCTGTATAATATTTGGTGAATATGGGCCAAAGTCTGCAGATGTCAGTCTCTGGGTCTATAGTCTATGTCTAATGTAAGTGTCTGAGAGtctctctaataatcaagaaGTCTTAATTATAGCATAAGTTTTGGGGGTGTAACAATTTAAGGTGTGAGTGATATAAACTTGCtctgattggtctacaggtaactgtctatcaaaatctctggtataaggggtgtggtgatgctcaGTGCAATTGACTGGGGCTGGAAGAATGAGTCATAGTTCTTAGAACTTTTGTTCCTTGAAGTTAGCTGATGTCATTGAGGGTTGGTCTCTGATGCTCAGGGTTTAGGAGTAATGGGGGGAGATGGAattcttagatgacattgggggagttGTAAACAGTTAAGGTGAATGACAGAAAATATAACAGGAAGTTATATTGATACGGCATATCTACATAAGATACAAATATATTGCAGTGTGCTTTTCAATGGCATGTATGAACAGGGGGCAATGAATTTGATGacgtttatttattttttatgcttttagATAGAACCCAGGATAAAATACTGCAATATTACAATGTTGCAGTAAAGCAGGGCTTACAACGATAGTTGCAAATAGGAACTTCTTTTTCTGTCAATATGCTATATGTGGTCACCTCAAATACATTACTATTTTCTTTGTTGCCAGATGAAAAAAACACTTGTCCTATTTGTAGATGTCACACATTGCCTGTGTATTACAACTTACTGGTTGTTCAGCAACAATAGTTTAATGCTGAAGAGTTTtctccaaataaataatgaactaAACGGCATATAAACTGATTTTGCCATGATGCAACATGGGAGTATGGggtaattttctttatttctttttcatttgcataccgcAGCCAGCAAGCCAAGCAGAAGTTCCACAGCTGAGATTCAACTACCCTGCCGCTGATGTATGAGCCATGGCATTCATATCAAATCGTCATGTTGGTGTCTAGCTCAAAGTTGAATTGGTTGTACAAGTTTGATTCACACTTTGTATTGATGTATTGTTCTGTGTCTTACCCATCATGCAATACACTGTTAATCATCATTTGCTTGAAGATCCTTGAACTGACAAAAAGCATGAATGTGGCTAAATTTGAACTTGTCATTGCAGAAGAAACACTTGAATGAAGAAACACTTGAATGAAGAAACTCCTGCAATAAATAATATGAATGTATTTTTGTGCCATGTTTTGTTGTGCACTTTAATGAGAGCTGCCTCAGACCTCGAAAAAATGACCAGAGACATGCACAAAATCTCTCTATTATGTTGTTCTTAGACAGCTCCTGGAATTGCTTGTATTCCGGAATGGAGATGTCATTTGTGTAAACTCTCCTCTTGGGGAACTTGgcctcttttgagaaaaaatgtgCCCTCTTCTGAGGTAACGATGCTCCAGGGAATTGATCTTGTGGTATTTCTGTGGGGGCAGAAGCATCCTCCTGGGGGATTATTGGTATAACGCTAATTGGTTTATGTACTCACTGAAATATGATGAATGTGCTCAGTGACATTAGCATGGCCACTTGCACAGTATGTTGTTCATAAGTTAAATCCATATGAACTATAAATGCGGTCaagtcattttcttatttttgtattgaGGTTGTTATTAAACAGTAATAATGAAGACCCAGGCTGGATCCAAAGTGAAAATGACAAATCCTATGCGAATAATCTCCTAAATACAGCAATGCAAGCTTTAATGCATTTTCACTGCTTATCAGCCAAGTATTTGGCCTTTGAACTTGAACTTTTTAACTTTATTTGCAAATTTATGTCGACCCCTTTTGGGGTATGAGAAATACACAGATATTTAACATACATGTTTAATACATTGTTTGAGAACAAAAAGATGGcatgaaagaaaacattaaaatatatggCAGTTAACATGCATGTGCATGACATGCAGGTTTGCATTATATACCTTGGAGGTAGGCCTTTAACATCTACTTTCTAAATTCAGTAagtgttatttttacaaattgGCAAGTTTTGACAACACTTTTAGGTCTTTGGTATTAAACTGCATGGACATCTTTTGCATATTTCGGCTATGCTCAAACAAGACAGAATATACTTAGTCCTgtcatcaaataaaatgaaatttatctcccaacatattcaattcaaaatcgGTTACAATTTCTCTCAGGTGTAGGAATGTTCGCATAACTACCTGTAAGATGGtggttactacatgtacatctaaatTTACTCAGAGGAATTCTTTCATTGTCATTTAGCTGAGTTAAGTAGGGTTCAAAGTCAAGACTTTCCTAGTATTAAAGATTCTGTAATTTACGCATTGGCTGTTGCCTTGAACCTCATCATGCCAGTTCTACCTATCAATATCTTTTAGATTTAATTCAAGTGCAGACTAATATTCCTGCTCAAACCAAGCATTGCCAATCCCACCCACATCTAATAATCCTTTAAACTATCTCCTCACATGCATATATTTTATTAGTATATACCACATACAGGACAGTTTAGTCATCTTACCACCCAGAAGTCTGCACCAAAAATCATTCTCATTCCAACAGTACTTGTCAGTTTATATCTACCCGACTCACCATAGATGACGCAGTTAGCCATGGACTTATTCAACTTAAGAATACTCtaaaaaatttatataaaaaactTCAAATTGTGAAATATCTTCAAAACCCCAAATTTTGCTCCAGTACTACAGAATAGGCAGTACTATCATGTCAAAAAGCTCACAGGCCATGTCAAAAGGTAATTGCataagtttgatttttcccAGTAGACTAAACATAGCTCTTCCTTGCCTGACATACCTGTTTTGaaattacttttttaaaatgaccATTATAATTCCTTGTCACACCGAGATAAGCATAATCATCTACAATTTCAAGTTCACTATTACCAAAGGAGAACTTTAGCATCTTCCTTACTTTACCTCAAGAGTATATCACTACCTTTGTTTTTGAAGTGTTAATGCAGTTAGATTCCAGAGATCACAATGTTTCGCCAAAGCATCTAAAGCTTTTTATTATGCACctgtattatggtatcacgctcgatGTCCATCTGTCTGCCAGTTAACCTTTCTTTGtaaacctaggctcatataatttggtgtgtatgatgctaacatggatcccaggaagcctattgattttgaggtcataAAAGGGCTGAGATCAAGTTGCCACGTTTCACTTTTCTTGTTTGACCAATAACCTCATTTTCCGTGTTACAGATGGGTGTATTATATGCTCGCCCCAGCGGCACTTGTTGTAAATCATTTTCAGACATAACAATGGTGTCAGCTGCATATAGAAGAACATACCATTGCCTTACCGCACAAAGCCCGTTAGCGCGCACTGCATGTCGCCTTCCTGCAGAAAGGCTGTTGGCGTGCAGTGAACAGTGCATGCTAACAGCCTTTGTGCGGGAAGGTGACGCGCACTCTGCGCTAACGGCCCTTATGCGGGAAAGCGATAATTTCAGCTGTATCGGTACAGTCATTTTGATGACCGATATAACCATTACTAGAAGGCCTTTGAGTACCTTAGATCTGAATTAACATGTATACCTGCACACATGTACACCTACTGtagtgtagcggttctgactctcgccttgtaatcagagggtcgtgtgttcgcaTCCCACCAAGGCCTAGCGTTCTTTgacaaggcgtcaatccacactttgccactctcacccaggtgctaattgggtaccggtaggaaacaaccatcattgtggttg
It includes:
- the LOC121410909 gene encoding uncharacterized protein LOC121410909; this encodes MEFILLSICVFGTVARADRNETGEIIDSIVETLPDVLPHVSLPPRLKNTWPPFNASGPEMSPPPDINPAEFLRTEIPTINKTAVSDIMMAITGNTSQMLTSSPVTQEQSFDTDRMTTSLPAQASSTAASIATPFTLPKPVSTMAVSTVEVSVTVVKKPSVPDHDHEHVSIAVFLTVPVCVGLLISFFILFGKYCRKKLRLDKLRHQLMPMYSFDPAEGEDWETELLTDPRTQTSQQTNATQAPPKPASQAEVPQLRFNYPAADV